The Kitasatospora sp. NBC_00374 genome has a segment encoding these proteins:
- a CDS encoding cation acetate symporter, translating to MTGALSSSPAPVGPHHGLAVALFAVVVLITLAITLWVGRRGQAAEDFYVGGRGFGPLQNGLALSGDYLSAASFLGVTGLIALYGYDGVLYSIGFLVAWLLVLMLVAELVRNAGRYTLADVLAVRMNRRPVRAATGTASVVVTLLYLIAQMVGAGSLVALLLGTDSAAAKAWTIVAVGALMIVYVTVGGMRATTWIQIVKALLLLAGSVLLTVLVLARFHGDVAELMRSAAHRSGAGYRYLEPGLRYGGSPTRRLDFVSLGLALVLGTAGLPHILSRFYTVPTARAARRSTIWAIALVGGFYLMAVVLGLGAGALVGAPNIRAANPAGNTAVPLLALDLGGGAGSTAGVVLFALISAIAFATILAVVAGLTLASSAAFAHDLYARAWRRPDEREVTEQQEVVMARVSAVVIGALAIVLSLFAQRLNVAFLVGLAFAVAASANLPTLLFNLFWRRFTARGAVWSVYGGLVPAVLLVLFSPVVSGSPTSLVPGVDFHWFPLENPGLVSVPLGFLAGWIGTVTSREMPDPDRYAELEVRSLTGAGAV from the coding sequence ATGACCGGCGCCCTGTCCTCCTCCCCGGCCCCCGTCGGCCCGCACCACGGCCTGGCGGTCGCGCTCTTCGCGGTGGTCGTGCTGATCACTCTGGCGATCACTCTCTGGGTGGGCCGCCGGGGCCAGGCCGCCGAGGACTTCTACGTCGGCGGCCGCGGCTTCGGCCCGCTGCAGAACGGCCTCGCGCTGTCGGGGGACTACCTCTCCGCCGCCTCCTTCCTCGGTGTCACCGGCCTGATCGCGCTCTACGGCTACGACGGCGTGCTGTACAGCATCGGCTTCCTGGTCGCCTGGCTGCTGGTCCTGATGCTGGTCGCCGAACTGGTCCGCAACGCCGGGCGCTACACCCTCGCCGACGTGCTCGCGGTCCGGATGAACCGGCGCCCGGTGCGGGCCGCCACCGGTACGGCCAGTGTGGTGGTCACCCTGCTGTACCTGATCGCCCAGATGGTCGGGGCCGGCAGCCTGGTGGCCCTGCTGCTCGGCACGGACAGCGCTGCCGCCAAGGCCTGGACGATCGTGGCGGTCGGCGCCCTGATGATCGTCTACGTGACGGTCGGCGGAATGCGCGCCACCACCTGGATCCAGATCGTCAAGGCGCTGCTGCTCCTGGCCGGTTCGGTGCTGCTGACGGTGCTGGTGCTGGCCCGCTTCCACGGGGACGTGGCCGAGCTGATGCGCTCCGCCGCCCACCGCAGCGGGGCGGGGTACCGCTATCTCGAACCCGGGCTCAGGTACGGCGGCAGCCCGACCCGCCGGCTGGACTTCGTCAGTCTCGGCCTCGCGCTGGTGCTCGGCACGGCAGGGCTCCCGCACATCCTCAGCCGCTTCTACACCGTCCCCACCGCGCGGGCCGCCCGGCGCTCCACGATCTGGGCCATCGCCCTGGTCGGCGGCTTCTACCTGATGGCCGTCGTGCTCGGCCTCGGAGCGGGGGCGCTGGTCGGTGCGCCGAACATCCGGGCGGCCAACCCGGCGGGGAACACCGCCGTTCCGCTGCTCGCGCTGGATCTGGGCGGAGGCGCGGGGTCGACCGCGGGCGTGGTGCTGTTCGCGCTGATCTCGGCGATCGCCTTCGCCACCATCCTCGCCGTGGTCGCCGGGCTGACCCTGGCGTCCTCGGCCGCCTTCGCCCACGACCTCTACGCCCGCGCCTGGCGCCGTCCGGACGAGCGGGAGGTGACGGAACAGCAGGAGGTGGTGATGGCCAGGGTCTCCGCCGTGGTGATCGGCGCTCTGGCCATCGTGCTCAGCCTGTTCGCCCAGCGGCTGAACGTGGCGTTCCTGGTCGGGCTGGCGTTCGCCGTGGCGGCTTCGGCCAATCTGCCGACCCTGCTCTTCAACCTGTTCTGGCGGCGGTTCACCGCCCGCGGTGCGGTCTGGTCGGTGTACGGGGGGCTGGTGCCCGCGGTGCTGCTGGTGCTGTTCTCACCGGTCGTCTCCGGCTCGCCGACCTCCCTGGTGCCCGGGGTGGACTTCCACTGGTTCCCGTTGGAGAACCCGGGGTTGGTCTCCGTCCCGCTGGGCTTCCTGGCGGGCTGGATCGGGACGGTGACCTCGCGGGAGATGCCGGATCCGGACCGGTACGCCGAGCTGGAGGTCCGGTCGCTGACGGGGGCCGGCGCGGTGTGA
- a CDS encoding pyroglutamyl peptidase: protein MKPSRHLPLAAALLSAAAVLAAPPAHADAGTSAGCRTTVAAPDREQSRLRDPRTAALTDRAGLTTFTARFPAALCSVRNPVEAGQLMDSWGEALWQSAVGRAQGRRPGGDLAPGDDRPLYWTRVAMTAQLASWQPGFPVDTSTLRARFEDASRGLTNNGFSTTPGVRRVFISGFDPFGLDGDIRTANPSGSAALRLNGRKVPLANGGTAEIRAVVLPVRYEDFDRGIVERAFGPRMAAGPRSADLITTISQGYPGLFTLEAWAGRARSADPYPDNQGALSGGSYDHPVDAPGLGPGAEFIATTLPTDAMTAATQTPYPVLLNTQVSEIPAGQSEPVDLPDGPTPGSRAVAGGGGGYLSNEVAYRSNRLRLELAPALPGGHLHTPVLTGLPSDRDRLTGPDFERNENEITAEILTILTS from the coding sequence ATGAAACCCTCCCGCCATCTCCCCCTGGCCGCCGCGCTGCTCAGCGCGGCGGCGGTGCTGGCAGCCCCGCCGGCCCACGCCGACGCGGGCACCTCGGCCGGCTGCCGCACCACCGTCGCCGCACCCGACCGCGAGCAGAGCAGACTCCGCGACCCGCGGACCGCCGCCCTCACCGACCGGGCCGGGCTGACCACCTTCACCGCCCGCTTCCCGGCCGCCCTGTGCAGCGTCCGGAACCCGGTCGAGGCGGGGCAGTTGATGGACTCCTGGGGCGAGGCGCTGTGGCAGTCGGCGGTCGGCCGCGCCCAGGGCCGGCGTCCCGGCGGCGACCTGGCCCCCGGGGACGACCGTCCGCTGTACTGGACCAGAGTCGCGATGACCGCCCAACTCGCCTCCTGGCAGCCGGGTTTCCCGGTCGACACCTCGACCCTGCGAGCCCGTTTCGAGGACGCCTCCCGCGGCCTCACCAACAACGGTTTCAGCACAACCCCCGGCGTGCGACGGGTGTTCATCAGTGGCTTCGACCCGTTCGGCCTCGACGGGGACATCCGGACGGCCAACCCCTCGGGTTCGGCCGCCCTCCGGCTCAACGGCCGCAAGGTGCCCCTGGCGAACGGCGGCACCGCCGAGATCCGGGCCGTCGTCCTCCCGGTCCGGTACGAGGACTTCGACCGCGGGATCGTCGAGCGCGCCTTCGGCCCCAGAATGGCCGCCGGACCGCGGTCGGCCGATCTGATCACCACGATCAGCCAGGGGTACCCGGGACTGTTCACCCTGGAGGCCTGGGCCGGGCGGGCCCGCTCGGCGGATCCGTACCCGGACAACCAGGGCGCGCTCTCCGGCGGCAGCTACGACCACCCGGTCGACGCGCCGGGTCTGGGCCCGGGCGCGGAGTTCATCGCCACCACCCTGCCGACGGACGCCATGACGGCAGCGACCCAGACGCCGTACCCCGTCCTGCTCAACACCCAGGTCAGCGAGATACCGGCCGGGCAGAGCGAGCCGGTGGACCTGCCCGACGGACCGACGCCCGGCTCACGTGCGGTGGCCGGCGGAGGCGGCGGCTACCTCTCCAACGAGGTCGCCTACCGCAGCAACCGCCTCCGCCTGGAGCTCGCCCCCGCCCTCCCCGGCGGGCACCTGCACACCCCGGTGCTGACCGGCCTGCCCTCCGACCGGGACCGGCTCACCGGCCCCGACTTCGAGCGCAACGAGAACGAGATCACGGCGGAGATCCTCACCATCCTGACGTCCTGA
- a CDS encoding sucrase ferredoxin: MSTCTTLSRELTEPLAATAATATTWVLVEQAGPWGAKALTESHLDPELGRTLDRAAAGTGVRIALIRRPGRHADLRPEALRQVIVAHTRPGASWVRRMSVADPAELRALDFTALGAGVHGGLGSEHVGDPIALVCTNGRRDQCCAVLGRPLAAELASAGHAEVWEVTHLGGHRFSPTMLVLPFGYAYGRLSGAAAKEVLTATANGHTVPEWSRGRSCWERPGQAAEQAVRGLTGETGAEELTLVQRAGGEGRWAVVVTHRDGRRWRVSVVAGVSEPPRPESCGKAPGVPVRMDVVSVEAF, translated from the coding sequence GTGAGCACCTGTACAACGCTGTCCCGCGAACTGACCGAGCCGCTGGCCGCGACCGCGGCGACCGCCACCACCTGGGTGCTGGTGGAGCAGGCCGGCCCCTGGGGGGCGAAGGCGCTCACCGAGAGTCACCTGGACCCCGAGCTGGGCCGGACCCTGGACCGGGCCGCGGCCGGCACCGGGGTCCGGATCGCCCTGATCCGCAGGCCCGGGCGCCACGCGGACCTGCGGCCCGAGGCACTGCGCCAGGTGATCGTCGCGCACACCCGGCCGGGTGCCTCCTGGGTGCGCAGGATGAGCGTGGCCGATCCGGCGGAACTGCGGGCGCTCGACTTCACCGCGCTCGGCGCGGGCGTGCACGGCGGCCTCGGCAGCGAGCACGTCGGCGACCCGATCGCCCTCGTGTGCACCAACGGGCGGCGGGACCAGTGCTGCGCGGTGCTCGGACGGCCGCTGGCGGCTGAGCTGGCGAGCGCCGGCCACGCCGAGGTCTGGGAGGTCACGCACCTCGGCGGGCACCGGTTCTCGCCGACCATGCTGGTGCTGCCGTTCGGCTACGCGTACGGGCGGTTGAGCGGCGCAGCCGCCAAGGAGGTGCTGACCGCGACGGCGAACGGGCACACGGTGCCGGAGTGGTCGCGGGGGCGTTCCTGCTGGGAGCGGCCCGGGCAGGCGGCCGAGCAGGCGGTGCGCGGGCTGACCGGTGAGACCGGGGCCGAGGAGCTGACGTTGGTTCAGCGGGCCGGTGGCGAGGGGCGGTGGGCCGTCGTGGTGACGCACCGGGACGGGCGGCGCTGGCGTGTTTCGGTCGTCGCCGGGGTCAGCGAGCCGCCGCGGCCGGAGAGCTGCGGGAAGGCGCCGGGGGTGCCGGTGCGGATGGACGTCGTTTCGGTCGAGGCGTTCTGA